The following are from one region of the Paenibacillus sabinae T27 genome:
- a CDS encoding chemotaxis protein CheA yields MDMNQYLSMFIDESNDHLQSLNENMMALEASPDDLSIVQVIFRSAHTLKGMAATMGFEDLASLTHQMENVLDLVRNEKLVMQEFIFDTLFKSLDALEAMVQDITAGGEGKADVSSIVASLQAIVRGEVPSAGGAAPSAAAPQQAETPALLDEFQFSVLEQSIQEGNQVLFIEVTLRKDSQLRAVRAYMVFELLERNGEVVKTFPSVQDIEQEKFEYSFSLYYITQKTAEEMQSLIMGVSEIESVTSLALDMESLSQLGQAAVAATAEAAPPEIKQEDAPAPETQAKPAAAPKEEAKKAPAKSGGAPSRTIRVDIDRLDVLMNLLSELLIDRVRLEQLASDIQSTELTETVEHMSRVSGDLQNIVMKLRMVPVDTVFNRFPRMIRDLAKSLDKKVDLIITGAETELDRTVVDEIGDPLVHLLRNALDHGIEPVSDRIAAGKSETGTIHLRAFHSGNHVFIEIQDDGAGISREKVLKSAIKKGIVTPEQAEAMSDNEAHQLLFAAGFSTAEVISDISGRGVGLDVVKAKITSLGGNVTIYSTPGKGTNFSVQLPLTLSIIAAMLIRLGSEKYAIPLSSIVETGIVKRSQIRSVHGAKMVEFRGSHIPVVSLGAIFDVQGYDESEEEETEIVVIRKGDKLAALTVQDFIGQNEIVIKNLGKYLPEIQGISGGTILGDGQVALIIDPNAFIK; encoded by the coding sequence ATGGACATGAATCAGTATTTATCCATGTTTATTGATGAGTCGAACGATCATCTGCAGTCTTTGAACGAAAATATGATGGCGCTTGAGGCCAGTCCGGACGATCTCAGCATTGTGCAGGTGATCTTCCGCTCCGCACATACGTTAAAAGGCATGGCTGCGACAATGGGATTTGAAGATCTGGCTTCGCTTACGCACCAAATGGAGAATGTCCTCGATCTGGTGCGCAACGAGAAGCTGGTCATGCAGGAATTTATTTTTGATACGCTGTTCAAGAGTCTCGACGCGCTTGAGGCAATGGTTCAGGACATTACCGCCGGCGGCGAAGGCAAGGCCGACGTTTCTTCCATCGTAGCCTCCCTTCAGGCAATCGTTCGCGGCGAAGTACCCTCCGCCGGAGGTGCTGCACCGTCTGCAGCTGCTCCCCAACAAGCGGAAACGCCCGCACTGCTCGATGAATTCCAATTCTCCGTTCTGGAGCAATCGATCCAGGAAGGGAATCAGGTGCTGTTTATTGAAGTTACGCTCCGCAAGGACAGTCAGCTTCGCGCCGTACGGGCTTATATGGTTTTTGAATTGCTTGAGCGTAACGGCGAAGTCGTGAAGACCTTCCCGTCAGTTCAGGATATCGAGCAGGAAAAATTTGAATACAGTTTTTCGCTTTATTACATAACCCAGAAAACGGCTGAAGAAATGCAATCCCTGATCATGGGTGTGTCCGAGATCGAGAGCGTAACGTCGCTCGCGCTGGATATGGAATCGCTGAGCCAGCTTGGACAAGCGGCAGTCGCCGCTACGGCCGAGGCAGCACCTCCCGAGATCAAGCAGGAGGACGCTCCGGCTCCGGAAACCCAAGCGAAACCGGCAGCCGCGCCGAAGGAAGAAGCCAAGAAGGCTCCCGCCAAAAGCGGCGGCGCTCCTTCCCGGACGATCCGTGTTGACATCGACCGGCTGGATGTTCTGATGAATCTGCTCAGTGAGCTCCTGATCGACCGCGTAAGGCTGGAGCAGCTCGCTTCCGACATCCAGAGCACCGAGCTGACCGAGACGGTCGAGCATATGAGCCGCGTCAGTGGGGACCTGCAGAATATCGTCATGAAGCTGCGCATGGTGCCGGTGGATACGGTGTTCAACCGCTTCCCGCGCATGATCCGGGATTTGGCCAAGTCACTCGACAAAAAAGTGGATCTCATTATTACAGGCGCTGAGACGGAGCTTGACCGGACCGTCGTCGATGAAATCGGCGATCCCCTTGTTCACCTGCTTCGCAATGCATTGGACCATGGAATCGAACCGGTGTCCGACCGGATTGCGGCCGGCAAATCGGAGACTGGCACCATCCATCTGCGGGCATTCCACAGCGGCAATCATGTCTTCATTGAAATCCAGGACGACGGCGCCGGTATTTCCCGCGAGAAAGTGCTAAAATCCGCTATCAAGAAGGGAATTGTTACTCCGGAGCAGGCGGAGGCAATGAGCGACAACGAAGCCCATCAACTGCTGTTCGCGGCAGGCTTCAGTACAGCCGAGGTCATTTCCGATATTTCGGGTCGCGGGGTCGGACTTGATGTCGTCAAAGCAAAGATCACTTCGCTCGGAGGCAATGTCACCATTTATTCCACTCCCGGCAAAGGGACGAATTTCTCAGTGCAGCTTCCGCTTACTCTGTCCATTATCGCGGCGATGCTGATCCGGCTCGGTTCGGAGAAGTATGCGATTCCGCTGTCTTCCATTGTGGAGACGGGGATAGTGAAACGTTCCCAGATCCGTTCCGTCCACGGGGCCAAGATGGTGGAATTCCGTGGTTCGCATATTCCGGTCGTTTCTCTTGGCGCCATTTTCGATGTGCAAGGGTACGACGAGAGCGAGGAAGAAGAAACGGAAATCGTTGTTATCCGCAAGGGGGACAAGCTAGCAGCGCTCACTGTGCAGGATTTTATCGGCCAGAACGAAATTGTCATCAAGAACCTGGGCAAATACCTGCCGGAAATCCAGGGGATTTCGGGCGGCACAATCCTTGGCGACGGTCAAGTCGCTTTAATTATCGATCCCAACGCATTTATCAAATAA
- a CDS encoding protein-glutamate methylesterase/protein-glutamine glutaminase, translating into MKPYRVLVVDDSAFMRKIISDLIEKDDQFQVAGTAVNGREAVGKVKELKPDLVTMDVEMPEMNGLEALRRIMLDHPLPVIMLSGINEEGMKETILALEGGAFDFIRKPSISSSHDIISVGEALREQMKEAMLERERREARSASALLAAEAPPVPRIPESPPLLPPVKPADKPVGGSETKAERLPRQVAKTPRETHSPDIGAPEDLQSENKPVRSGDRFKAVPPAAKPPAAGLSKALLKPKTETPAGNVPRPKSPISGTAPDIPSAAAKERKPDAKGLDKLVAVGCSTGGPRALKALLEKIPADFPAPIVIVQHMPPNFTKSLAQRLNTFSPLDVMEAEQGMILKKGAAYIAPGGYHMKVTEAAGGQFTISLTKEEARNGHRPSVDTLFESLLPLDSLERHAVIMTGMGGDGAKMMKSLYDAGVTSTFAESEETCVVYGMPRSAVELQCVSYILPLQDIAPRLVQVVK; encoded by the coding sequence ATGAAGCCATATCGAGTTTTGGTTGTAGATGATTCGGCATTTATGCGCAAAATCATTTCCGATTTAATTGAGAAAGATGACCAATTCCAGGTCGCAGGAACGGCGGTAAACGGCCGGGAAGCGGTCGGCAAGGTAAAAGAGCTAAAGCCCGATCTTGTCACCATGGACGTGGAAATGCCGGAGATGAACGGCCTGGAGGCGTTGAGAAGAATTATGCTTGACCATCCCCTTCCGGTTATTATGCTGTCCGGCATAAATGAAGAAGGGATGAAAGAGACGATATTGGCGCTGGAAGGCGGAGCTTTCGATTTTATCCGCAAACCTTCGATTTCCAGCTCTCACGATATCATCAGCGTCGGGGAAGCGTTAAGGGAGCAAATGAAGGAAGCCATGCTGGAACGCGAACGCCGGGAAGCCCGTTCCGCCTCCGCGCTGCTGGCCGCCGAAGCTCCTCCCGTACCGCGGATTCCCGAATCTCCTCCTCTGCTGCCGCCAGTAAAACCCGCGGACAAGCCTGTAGGAGGCAGTGAGACCAAAGCGGAGAGACTGCCGCGGCAAGTAGCGAAGACGCCCCGCGAGACACACTCGCCGGATATCGGAGCACCGGAAGATCTCCAGAGTGAGAACAAGCCTGTCCGGAGCGGGGACCGGTTCAAGGCCGTTCCGCCAGCAGCGAAGCCGCCGGCGGCCGGACTCAGCAAGGCACTCTTGAAGCCAAAGACGGAGACCCCTGCAGGCAATGTTCCAAGGCCCAAGTCTCCCATCTCAGGTACAGCTCCGGACATTCCTTCTGCAGCTGCCAAGGAACGCAAACCGGATGCAAAGGGGCTGGATAAGCTTGTGGCCGTCGGGTGTTCAACAGGCGGTCCCCGTGCGCTGAAGGCACTGCTGGAGAAGATTCCGGCCGATTTTCCCGCACCGATCGTCATAGTGCAGCATATGCCTCCCAACTTCACCAAGTCGCTAGCCCAGCGGCTAAATACATTCAGCCCGCTGGATGTCATGGAGGCGGAGCAAGGAATGATTCTGAAGAAGGGAGCGGCCTATATCGCGCCGGGAGGCTACCATATGAAAGTGACGGAAGCAGCTGGCGGACAGTTTACCATCAGCCTGACGAAAGAGGAGGCGCGAAACGGGCACCGGCCATCGGTAGATACGTTGTTCGAATCCTTGCTCCCGCTCGATTCCCTGGAGCGTCATGCGGTGATCATGACCGGAATGGGAGGCGATGGCGCCAAGATGATGAAGTCCTTATACGACGCCGGCGTCACGTCAACCTTTGCCGAGAGCGAGGAAACCTGCGTTGTTTACGGAATGCCGCGTTCTGCGGTCGAACTGCAGTGCGTCAGTTATATTTTGCCGCTGCAAGACATAGCTCCAAGACTGGTTCAGGTCGTTAAATAG
- a CDS encoding MinD/ParA family protein, whose product MMDQAQSLRQLVAGQNRVINESGEHSARIITVCSGKGGVGKSNFTLNFALSLKSLGKKVLLFDADIGMANLDVLMGVTPTYNLYHLLGREAGIEQIIQIGPEHLPFIAGGSGMEELFSLSESDLNYFTSQISAVADDMDFILFDTGAGLSKETMKFIASADDCLVVTTPEPTAITDAYALMKVVHKSHPHVPFKLIVNQAFDTREADATSEKIRMAAQRFLQLDIPFLGYITSDTHVVQAVKRQIPFTMAYPNSVAAKDVRRLTLQYLSSQRPPAPAGPQGIKGFISKWLRRK is encoded by the coding sequence ATGATGGACCAGGCGCAATCGTTACGACAGCTTGTCGCCGGACAGAACCGGGTGATTAACGAAAGTGGAGAACATTCGGCGCGGATTATTACCGTTTGCAGCGGAAAAGGCGGGGTAGGGAAGTCGAATTTCACTCTCAATTTTGCGCTGTCACTCAAGAGTTTAGGCAAAAAAGTTCTTCTCTTCGACGCCGATATCGGTATGGCCAATTTGGATGTGCTGATGGGCGTTACCCCAACATACAATCTTTACCATTTGTTGGGCAGAGAAGCCGGAATTGAGCAGATTATTCAAATCGGTCCCGAACATCTGCCATTTATCGCGGGGGGATCTGGAATGGAGGAACTGTTCTCGCTGTCGGAGAGCGACCTGAATTACTTCACTTCCCAGATTTCCGCGGTCGCCGACGATATGGACTTTATTCTCTTCGATACCGGCGCGGGTCTGTCCAAGGAAACGATGAAATTCATCGCCTCCGCCGACGATTGCCTTGTTGTCACAACGCCCGAGCCGACGGCGATCACCGACGCCTACGCCCTGATGAAAGTGGTGCACAAAAGTCATCCCCATGTCCCGTTCAAGCTGATCGTCAATCAAGCATTTGACACCAGGGAAGCGGATGCGACTAGCGAGAAAATCCGGATGGCCGCCCAGCGGTTCCTGCAGCTGGATATCCCGTTTCTCGGTTATATCACCAGCGACACGCATGTGGTTCAGGCGGTCAAACGCCAGATCCCGTTCACGATGGCGTATCCGAATAGCGTTGCTGCAAAGGATGTTCGCAGATTAACGCTGCAGTACTTGTCCTCCCAGCGGCCTCCTGCCCCGGCGGGACCTCAAGGAATAAAGGGCTTTATCAGCAAGTGGCTTCGACGTAAATAA
- the flhF gene encoding flagellar biosynthesis protein FlhF, with protein MRVKRYVVDTMPDAMHSIRSELGSDAVILSTKEIRTGGFMGMFRKKKIEVVAAVENEQKKTAGGAREASPAAPRAGVPNAYRQAYAAASSSANAAPGVSEPPRSFAEIAAALQDAAGKQGAVAVLPEKAELLPETPVQAAEEEAGPEQPKVAPSSTFAIPERTADEGILTEIKEMKQWIERIARQSAESRELPDRLERLRERLIEQEMDTALIEEWIGEVLEAWNQAGRQWPQEKFDEAVKEQVLHFLSTRIGGGIAPDTKLLYVAGPTGVGKTTTLAKLAADQLFRHGRKVGLITSDTYRISAVEQLRTYASILNVPLEVVQSPGDLQRALSRLESCDLVLMDTAGRNFRNELLVAELQSLLAQTLKSETYLVLSLTSKSRDMKLITEHFSKYRLDKIIITKLDETGSFGPVFNLLNDYPLSLSYMTNGQNVPDDLLLPSEELLCGLLLGAGEQ; from the coding sequence ATGAGAGTGAAGCGTTACGTTGTCGATACGATGCCGGACGCCATGCATTCCATTCGCAGCGAGCTAGGAAGCGACGCCGTAATCCTGAGCACGAAGGAGATCAGAACCGGCGGGTTCATGGGAATGTTCCGAAAAAAGAAAATTGAAGTCGTTGCCGCGGTTGAAAATGAGCAGAAGAAGACGGCGGGCGGGGCACGGGAAGCTTCACCTGCCGCTCCAAGAGCAGGTGTCCCGAACGCCTACCGTCAGGCCTACGCTGCGGCTTCGTCATCGGCCAATGCCGCCCCGGGAGTTTCGGAGCCGCCACGAAGCTTTGCCGAAATTGCCGCTGCACTTCAAGACGCGGCCGGGAAACAGGGCGCAGTAGCCGTGCTGCCGGAGAAGGCGGAACTGTTGCCAGAAACGCCGGTTCAGGCGGCTGAGGAAGAAGCCGGCCCGGAGCAGCCTAAGGTAGCTCCTTCCAGCACTTTCGCCATTCCCGAACGGACTGCAGACGAAGGTATTCTTACTGAAATTAAAGAAATGAAGCAGTGGATCGAACGGATCGCCCGGCAATCCGCCGAATCAAGGGAGCTGCCGGATCGGCTGGAGCGCCTGCGGGAGCGGCTGATTGAACAGGAAATGGACACGGCGCTGATCGAGGAATGGATTGGGGAGGTGCTGGAGGCCTGGAATCAAGCCGGAAGGCAGTGGCCACAGGAGAAATTCGATGAGGCGGTCAAAGAGCAGGTGCTCCATTTCCTGTCGACACGAATTGGAGGGGGAATCGCCCCGGATACAAAGCTGCTGTACGTCGCCGGTCCGACCGGTGTGGGGAAGACGACCACTTTGGCGAAGCTTGCTGCGGACCAGCTGTTCCGGCATGGCCGGAAGGTCGGGTTGATCACCTCCGACACATACCGCATCTCTGCGGTTGAACAGCTTCGTACGTATGCGTCCATCCTGAATGTGCCTCTGGAGGTTGTTCAGTCCCCGGGGGATCTGCAGCGGGCATTGTCCCGGCTGGAGAGCTGCGATCTGGTGCTGATGGACACCGCGGGAAGGAACTTCCGCAACGAACTGCTTGTTGCCGAACTTCAAAGTCTGCTCGCGCAGACATTGAAGAGCGAGACGTACTTGGTCCTCAGCCTCACATCGAAGAGCAGGGACATGAAGCTTATTACGGAGCATTTCAGCAAATACCGGCTGGATAAGATCATCATTACGAAGCTGGACGAAACGGGAAGCTTTGGACCCGTCTTTAATTTACTGAACGATTACCCGCTTTCGCTTTCCTATATGACCAACGGCCAGAATGTACCCGACGATTTGCTTCTGCCATCCGAAGAGCTGCTGTGCGGTTTGCTGCTTGGAGCGGGTGAACAATGA
- the flhA gene encoding flagellar biosynthesis protein FlhA encodes MKAKDLTVLIGIIGIVLMMILPIPSGLLDFLLIVNISIALTIILVAMNTKEPLQFSIFPSLLLITTLFRLALNISTTKLILAEGNAGSVVATFGGWIARGQIAIGFIVFLILVVVQFIVITKGSERVAEVGARFTLDAMPGKQMSIDADLNAGMINEQQARERRQNVEREADFYGAMDGASKFVKGDAIASIIILLINLIGGFIIGVAIHGKPFQEALSTYSVLTIGDGLVSQIPALLISTAAGLIVTRASSDGNLAEDLTGQLLSYPKLLYIVAITVAFLGLFTPIHAITTLPLAGLMAFAAYRMTQNLSRKAIAEEQLVEEKQIEEVRSPESVISLLSVDPIEFEFGYGLIPLADTQQGGDLLDRIIMIRRQCALEMGLVVPVIRIRDNIQLKPNEYVIKIKGNQVGGGELLLNHYLAMSPGYDDESITGIETVEPSFGLPALWIDESVKERAELAGYTVVDPPSVVATHLTELIKRHGHELIGRQETKTLVDNIRENYPVLVDELIPSVLTIGDLQKVLAKLLREKISIRDLVTIFETLADYGTYTKDPDVLTEYVRQALSRQITQQFSQSGETLKVITVGPSLEKKIAESVQQSEHGSYLALDPVSTQTVYQRLMEQINRLLQSGQQPIVLTSPTIRMYLRQVIERTMQDIPVLSYSELEPNIEIQSVGVVNL; translated from the coding sequence TTGAAAGCTAAAGATTTAACTGTGTTGATCGGCATTATCGGCATTGTGCTGATGATGATTCTGCCTATTCCTTCAGGACTCCTCGATTTTCTGCTGATTGTCAATATTTCGATTGCGCTTACGATTATTCTCGTGGCGATGAATACGAAGGAGCCCCTTCAGTTCTCCATCTTTCCGTCGCTGCTGCTGATCACGACCTTGTTCCGCCTGGCACTGAACATCTCTACAACCAAGCTGATATTGGCCGAGGGCAATGCCGGTTCGGTTGTGGCTACGTTCGGAGGCTGGATTGCCCGGGGACAAATCGCCATCGGTTTTATCGTTTTTCTGATACTCGTTGTTGTTCAGTTCATCGTTATCACCAAGGGTTCGGAACGCGTTGCCGAGGTAGGTGCGAGATTTACGCTGGATGCAATGCCAGGCAAGCAGATGAGCATCGATGCCGATTTAAACGCGGGTATGATCAACGAGCAGCAGGCTCGTGAGCGCCGGCAAAATGTGGAGCGTGAAGCTGACTTCTACGGGGCGATGGACGGGGCGAGCAAATTCGTCAAGGGAGATGCAATCGCCAGCATTATCATTCTGCTGATCAATTTGATCGGCGGCTTTATTATCGGGGTTGCCATTCACGGGAAGCCCTTTCAAGAAGCGCTGTCAACCTATTCCGTTCTGACGATCGGGGACGGTCTGGTCAGCCAAATACCTGCTCTGCTCATTTCGACCGCGGCCGGCTTGATCGTAACTCGGGCTTCTTCGGATGGCAATTTAGCGGAAGATTTGACAGGGCAATTATTGTCTTATCCGAAGCTTTTGTATATCGTGGCGATAACTGTTGCGTTTTTGGGACTTTTTACACCGATTCATGCGATCACCACGCTTCCGCTTGCAGGACTTATGGCCTTCGCCGCTTATAGGATGACCCAGAACTTAAGCCGTAAGGCCATCGCGGAAGAGCAGCTGGTTGAAGAGAAGCAAATTGAAGAGGTGCGCAGTCCGGAGAGCGTGATCAGCCTCCTGAGCGTCGACCCGATTGAATTCGAGTTCGGCTACGGGCTGATTCCGCTGGCGGATACTCAGCAAGGGGGCGATTTGCTGGATCGAATCATCATGATTCGACGGCAGTGCGCGCTTGAAATGGGACTTGTCGTACCGGTTATTCGCATTCGCGACAATATTCAACTAAAACCGAATGAATATGTCATAAAAATAAAAGGAAATCAGGTCGGCGGCGGTGAATTACTACTTAATCACTATTTGGCAATGAGTCCCGGGTATGATGACGAGTCGATTACCGGCATTGAAACGGTCGAACCGTCGTTCGGATTGCCTGCTTTGTGGATCGATGAATCGGTTAAGGAACGGGCTGAACTTGCGGGCTATACCGTGGTGGACCCGCCATCCGTCGTGGCTACTCACTTGACCGAGCTGATCAAGCGTCATGGCCATGAACTGATCGGGCGGCAGGAAACGAAAACGCTCGTCGACAATATTCGCGAAAATTATCCTGTTCTGGTCGATGAACTGATTCCTTCCGTTCTCACCATCGGGGATTTGCAGAAAGTGCTGGCCAAGCTGCTGCGTGAAAAGATTTCGATCCGGGACTTGGTTACCATTTTTGAAACCCTTGCCGATTATGGCACTTATACGAAAGATCCTGATGTTCTTACGGAGTATGTAAGGCAGGCTTTGTCAAGACAGATCACCCAACAGTTCTCACAATCGGGAGAAACGCTGAAGGTGATTACAGTAGGACCGTCGCTTGAGAAAAAGATCGCCGAAAGCGTTCAGCAATCGGAGCACGGCAGTTATCTGGCACTTGATCCCGTCTCTACCCAAACGGTGTATCAGCGTCTAATGGAGCAAATCAACCGTCTCTTGCAGTCGGGACAGCAGCCTATTGTGTTGACTTCGCCTACCATCCGCATGTATTTGCGGCAGGTGATCGAGCGGACGATGCAGGATATTCCGGTGCTGTCGTACAGCGAACTGGAGCCTAATATTGAAATTCAAAGCGTTGGAGTGGTGAATCTATGA
- the flhB gene encoding flagellar biosynthesis protein FlhB, translated as MAYRYQLDLQLFGGEKTERATPKKRQDARRKGQIAKSAELSGSIVLLAGVLSLMMFGGFLKERVMALFTDVFLNRLTMEVTPSNVRQMLNEYGMQILIMLGPLMGITFVMALASSVGQVGFMVTGEGITPKFSKINPIKGFQNIFSMRSFVEMLKSILKLVIIAYLVYSTLWGQRKDFASLAHTGTESIFHFTAKLTLVLGIKIGVALFIMAVLDYMYQRYEHEKSLRMSKQEIKDEYKKMEGDPLIKGKIRERQRRMAMQRMMQEVPKADVIITNPTHFAVALKYDGSKMEAPQIVAKGQDYVALRIRELAKEHGVMTMENKPLARALFQRSEIGDSVPADLFQAVAEVLAYVYKLKGRKR; from the coding sequence TTGGCCTATCGATATCAACTCGATCTCCAGCTGTTCGGCGGAGAGAAGACGGAAAGGGCGACACCGAAGAAGCGGCAGGATGCCCGCAGAAAGGGTCAAATTGCCAAAAGCGCCGAGCTTTCGGGCTCGATCGTCCTGCTTGCCGGGGTGCTGAGCCTGATGATGTTCGGAGGATTTTTGAAGGAACGGGTTATGGCGCTGTTTACTGACGTCTTTCTAAACCGGCTTACGATGGAGGTCACCCCGTCCAATGTACGTCAAATGCTGAACGAATACGGGATGCAGATTCTGATTATGCTCGGACCTTTAATGGGGATTACCTTTGTAATGGCACTCGCCTCCAGCGTGGGACAGGTTGGTTTTATGGTAACGGGTGAGGGAATTACCCCCAAGTTCAGCAAAATCAATCCGATCAAGGGCTTCCAAAACATTTTTTCCATGCGTTCTTTTGTCGAAATGCTGAAATCGATCTTAAAGCTGGTAATCATAGCCTATCTCGTATACAGCACGTTGTGGGGGCAGAGAAAAGATTTCGCATCACTGGCTCATACCGGCACGGAGAGCATTTTTCACTTTACCGCTAAATTAACTCTTGTTCTTGGCATCAAAATCGGTGTGGCCTTATTCATTATGGCAGTGCTCGATTATATGTACCAGCGCTACGAACATGAGAAGAGTCTGAGAATGTCCAAACAGGAAATCAAGGACGAATACAAAAAAATGGAAGGCGATCCGCTGATCAAAGGTAAAATTAGGGAGCGCCAGCGCCGGATGGCGATGCAGCGGATGATGCAGGAAGTGCCCAAAGCCGATGTCATTATTACGAACCCGACTCATTTCGCTGTCGCATTGAAATATGACGGTTCGAAGATGGAGGCGCCGCAGATTGTGGCCAAAGGCCAGGATTATGTTGCACTCCGCATCCGTGAGCTTGCCAAGGAACACGGCGTAATGACGATGGAGAACAAGCCGCTTGCACGGGCGCTGTTTCAAAGGTCGGAGATTGGGGATTCGGTTCCCGCGGATCTGTTCCAGGCGGTCGCCGAGGTGCTGGCTTATGTATACAAGCTTAAAGGCAGAAAGAGATAG
- the fliR gene encoding flagellar biosynthetic protein FliR, with product MIDSILKGLPVFLLIFCRITAFFVVVPVFSSRGVPAAFKIGISFFISLIVFSARGTGVTVPEDLGIILLIIRESLIGLLLGYMGYLMFMAIQTAGSFIDIQIGFGIANVIDPMTGASSPLLGNFKYMIALLMFLGMNGHHYLLDAIINSYHWVPLDNQLLVKLMNGNLPDFLMRSFAQSFVLAFQMSAPLVAALFLTDIGLAYLARTAPQYNVFVIGVPLKIIVGLVLLLVLMPTLAALFQSLFNIMFESMRNLLTLMGNSP from the coding sequence ATGATCGATTCCATCTTGAAAGGTTTACCTGTCTTTTTGCTTATTTTTTGTCGAATTACTGCTTTTTTTGTTGTCGTGCCTGTCTTTTCTTCCCGAGGCGTACCAGCAGCGTTCAAAATCGGCATTTCCTTTTTCATCTCGCTCATCGTATTCAGCGCTAGGGGAACAGGCGTCACGGTGCCCGAAGATCTTGGTATTATTTTGCTGATCATCAGGGAATCCCTGATCGGGCTGCTGCTCGGATATATGGGTTATCTGATGTTCATGGCGATCCAAACGGCCGGCTCATTTATCGACATCCAGATCGGCTTCGGGATTGCGAATGTCATTGATCCGATGACGGGTGCGTCCTCGCCCTTGCTTGGCAATTTTAAATACATGATCGCGCTGCTGATGTTCCTGGGGATGAACGGTCACCATTATCTGCTGGATGCCATTATTAACAGTTATCATTGGGTGCCTTTGGATAATCAGCTGCTGGTGAAATTGATGAACGGAAATCTGCCGGATTTCCTGATGCGGTCGTTCGCGCAGTCGTTCGTGCTCGCGTTTCAAATGTCCGCTCCACTCGTGGCCGCGCTATTTTTGACGGATATCGGACTTGCTTATCTGGCTAGAACCGCGCCGCAGTATAATGTGTTCGTCATCGGCGTTCCGCTGAAGATCATTGTCGGTCTGGTGCTGCTGCTTGTGTTAATGCCAACGCTGGCTGCGCTTTTTCAAAGCCTGTTCAATATTATGTTCGAATCGATGCGCAATTTGCTCACCTTGATGGGGAACAGTCCTTAA
- the fliQ gene encoding flagellar biosynthesis protein FliQ, which yields MSTEFIIGLAGQAVYLMLEISAPMLIFGLVVGLIISIFQATTQIQEQTLAFVPKIVAVLLALLLFGPWIVTKLTDFTSQILGNLYLYIG from the coding sequence ATCAGTACGGAATTTATTATCGGTCTTGCGGGTCAGGCGGTGTATCTGATGCTTGAAATCAGCGCACCCATGCTTATTTTCGGTCTGGTTGTCGGACTGATTATCAGTATTTTTCAGGCAACAACCCAGATTCAGGAGCAGACGCTGGCTTTTGTCCCCAAAATCGTCGCCGTGCTGCTGGCCCTGCTTCTGTTCGGTCCCTGGATCGTGACGAAGCTTACAGACTTCACATCCCAGATCCTGGGTAATCTTTATTTGTATATCGGATGA
- the fliP gene encoding flagellar type III secretion system pore protein FliP (The bacterial flagellar biogenesis protein FliP forms a type III secretion system (T3SS)-type pore required for flagellar assembly.) translates to MNKKLLIAFLLIGVVSFLALQPIYAAEPIPNIDIQVGGNGSQGGTSSISILLLVTVLSVAPAFLVLMTSFTRIVIVLGFIRTSLGTQQMPPNQVLVGLALFLTLFVMAPTFSTVNQTALQPYIKGQITQTEAFNKAADPMKKFMFKYTHEKDLLLFMKYNGYTGNNKPASYSDIPLTVLVPSFAMSELKTAFQMGFMIFIPFLIIDIVVASTLMAMGMMMLPPVMISLPFKIMLFVLVDGWYLVVKSLLLSYGT, encoded by the coding sequence ATGAACAAAAAGCTTTTAATTGCCTTCCTCCTGATTGGCGTAGTCAGTTTTCTGGCTCTGCAACCGATCTATGCCGCCGAGCCGATTCCGAATATAGATATACAGGTTGGAGGAAATGGCAGTCAAGGCGGCACCAGTTCCATTTCCATTTTGCTGCTGGTTACGGTTCTGAGCGTGGCTCCGGCTTTTTTGGTCCTGATGACCAGCTTTACCCGGATCGTCATCGTGCTGGGCTTCATTCGCACTTCGCTCGGAACGCAGCAGATGCCGCCAAACCAGGTGCTTGTAGGACTTGCTCTTTTTCTGACGCTGTTCGTTATGGCACCAACCTTTTCGACGGTGAATCAGACGGCGCTTCAGCCTTATATCAAAGGCCAGATTACGCAGACGGAAGCTTTTAACAAAGCCGCCGATCCGATGAAAAAATTTATGTTCAAATATACGCATGAGAAGGACCTGCTGCTGTTCATGAAATACAACGGCTATACGGGGAACAACAAACCGGCCAGCTATTCCGATATTCCGCTGACGGTGCTCGTGCCTTCTTTTGCAATGAGTGAATTGAAAACGGCTTTTCAAATGGGCTTTATGATTTTCATTCCTTTTTTGATTATTGATATCGTGGTTGCCAGCACATTGATGGCCATGGGGATGATGATGCTTCCGCCAGTGATGATCTCGCTGCCTTTTAAAATCATGCTGTTTGTGCTGGTGGACGGTTGGTATCTGGTGGTTAAATCGCTGCTGCTCAGCTACGGCACCTGA